A genomic region of Tissierella sp. contains the following coding sequences:
- a CDS encoding formate--tetrahydrofolate ligase, with protein sequence MKTDVQIAQEAKMLPISQVAEKLGIDEDKLIHYGKYKAKVSLGLLEEMKDKPDGKLVLVTAINPTPAGEGKTTTNIGLSMGLNKIGKTAITALREPSLGPSFGVKGGAAGGGYSQVVPMEDINLHFTGDFHAITSAHNLISALLDNHIHQGNVLNIDPRRVVWKRVMDMNDRALRDIVVGLGGKPNGMPRQDGFDITVASEIMAIFCLSKDLEDLKARVGEIIVAYKFDGSPVFAKDLNAQGAVALLMKDAVNPNLVQTLENTPAIIHGGPFANIAHGCNSMLATKLGLKMAEYTVTEAGFGADLGAEKFFDIKCRFGGLKPDAAVIVATVRALKYNGGVKKDELGTENLDALAKGFENLEKHIENVNKFGVPAVVALNNFPTDTQAEVDYVLNRCKELGAEAVLSEVWGKGGEGGIAMAEAVVRVCETKESKFSPIYDVEASIKAKIEAIAKEVYGADGVDFTKSCEKTIANIEKLGLDKKPICMAKTQYSLSDDPTLLGRPRGFRITVRDIKVSNGAGFLVALTGEIMTMPGLPKVPAANNIDILPNGEIVGLF encoded by the coding sequence ATGAAAACAGATGTTCAAATCGCTCAAGAGGCGAAAATGTTACCAATTTCTCAGGTGGCAGAAAAGTTGGGAATTGATGAAGATAAACTAATACATTATGGTAAGTATAAGGCAAAAGTTTCCTTAGGCCTTTTAGAAGAAATGAAGGACAAACCAGATGGAAAATTAGTTTTGGTTACGGCAATCAATCCTACACCAGCTGGAGAAGGAAAGACTACAACTAATATAGGTCTTTCAATGGGATTAAATAAGATAGGAAAAACTGCCATAACAGCTCTTAGAGAACCTTCTCTTGGACCGAGTTTTGGAGTTAAAGGTGGAGCAGCTGGTGGAGGATATTCCCAAGTTGTGCCTATGGAAGATATTAACCTACATTTTACAGGTGATTTCCATGCAATAACTTCAGCACATAATCTTATATCAGCCTTATTAGATAACCATATCCATCAAGGAAATGTTTTAAATATAGATCCAAGAAGAGTTGTTTGGAAAAGAGTTATGGATATGAATGATAGAGCATTAAGAGATATTGTCGTAGGATTAGGTGGCAAACCAAATGGAATGCCTAGACAAGATGGATTTGATATAACTGTTGCTTCAGAAATTATGGCTATCTTCTGTCTATCAAAAGATTTAGAAGACTTAAAAGCTAGAGTTGGTGAAATAATAGTTGCATATAAATTCGATGGAAGTCCAGTATTTGCTAAAGACCTAAATGCTCAAGGTGCAGTTGCATTACTTATGAAAGATGCAGTTAATCCTAACCTTGTTCAAACTTTAGAAAACACGCCTGCAATTATACATGGCGGACCTTTTGCAAATATCGCTCATGGATGTAACTCCATGTTAGCTACAAAATTAGGATTAAAAATGGCAGAATATACTGTAACTGAAGCAGGATTTGGTGCAGACTTAGGTGCTGAAAAATTCTTTGATATTAAATGTAGATTTGGTGGATTAAAACCAGATGCAGCAGTTATAGTAGCTACTGTAAGAGCATTAAAATATAATGGTGGAGTTAAGAAGGATGAATTAGGTACAGAAAATCTAGATGCATTGGCTAAGGGATTTGAAAACCTAGAGAAACATATAGAAAATGTAAATAAATTTGGAGTACCAGCAGTAGTTGCATTAAATAACTTCCCAACAGATACTCAAGCTGAAGTTGACTATGTTCTTAATAGATGTAAAGAATTGGGAGCAGAGGCTGTTCTATCAGAAGTATGGGGCAAAGGTGGAGAAGGCGGAATAGCTATGGCTGAGGCAGTAGTAAGGGTATGTGAAACTAAAGAATCTAAATTCAGCCCTATATATGATGTAGAAGCTTCAATTAAGGCTAAAATAGAAGCAATAGCAAAAGAAGTTTATGGTGCAGATGGAGTTGACTTCACAAAATCTTGTGAAAAGACAATAGCTAATATAGAAAAATTAGGTTTAGATAAGAAACCAATATGTATGGCAAAAACACAATATTCTCTTTCCGATGATCCAACTTTATTAGGTAGACCTAGAGGATTCAGGATTACAGTTAGAGATATAAAAGTATCAAATGGTGCTGGTTTCTTAGTAGCTTTAACTGGAGAAATAATGACAATGCCAGGATTACCTAA
- the purD gene encoding phosphoribosylamine--glycine ligase, whose translation MKILVIGSGGREHALCWKIAQSQRVRKIYCAPGNGGTSEIAENIDINVDEIEKLLNFAIENKIDLTVVGPEMPLVLGIVDRFKEKGLSIFGVNKECAKLEGSKDFSKKFMEKYNIPTARYKSYTDLDEAIIGLKDFNFPLVIKADGLCAGKGVIICHKEEEAIATLENILKSKSFGQEGDKVVIEEFLDGVEASLLCLITEGVIIPMESAQDYKKIYEGDRGPNTGGIGCLSPSKLFNKELSKKIEKDILNPIRHGLEGENMDFRGILFIGLMIIEGEPKVLEFNVRFGDPETEVILPRLETDIIEIFQKVISGNLNKSVLSWKDEACSTVVITSKGYPDEYKKGHKITGIDELDEDIIVFHNGTKYSDGNLVTNGGRVLSITSLGKTIDEARERIYDNINKVKFEGMYYRRDIGDNKIISSF comes from the coding sequence ATGAAGATACTAGTAATAGGTAGTGGTGGCAGAGAACATGCACTATGTTGGAAGATAGCTCAAAGTCAAAGAGTTAGAAAAATTTATTGTGCTCCCGGTAATGGAGGAACATCTGAAATTGCAGAGAACATAGACATAAATGTAGATGAAATTGAGAAACTATTAAACTTTGCTATAGAAAACAAGATTGACTTAACTGTAGTAGGACCAGAGATGCCTCTTGTACTAGGTATAGTAGATAGGTTTAAAGAAAAGGGATTGAGCATATTTGGAGTAAATAAAGAATGTGCTAAACTAGAAGGCAGCAAAGACTTTTCTAAGAAATTCATGGAGAAATATAATATTCCTACAGCAAGATATAAGTCTTATACAGATTTAGATGAGGCAATTATTGGGCTTAAAGATTTTAACTTTCCCTTAGTCATTAAAGCTGATGGCTTATGTGCTGGTAAGGGAGTAATTATATGCCATAAAGAAGAAGAAGCTATTGCTACCTTAGAAAATATTCTTAAAAGCAAATCCTTTGGTCAAGAAGGAGATAAAGTAGTTATAGAAGAATTCTTAGATGGTGTTGAAGCATCTCTTCTATGCCTAATTACTGAAGGAGTAATTATTCCAATGGAATCGGCTCAGGACTATAAAAAGATATATGAGGGAGACAGGGGACCAAATACTGGAGGAATAGGCTGTTTATCCCCTAGTAAATTATTTAATAAAGAATTAAGCAAGAAGATAGAAAAGGATATATTAAATCCTATAAGGCATGGTCTTGAAGGAGAAAACATGGATTTTAGAGGAATACTATTTATTGGACTTATGATTATAGAAGGAGAACCGAAGGTATTAGAGTTTAATGTAAGATTTGGTGATCCTGAGACAGAAGTTATTCTACCTAGATTAGAAACAGATATCATAGAGATATTTCAAAAGGTAATCAGTGGCAATTTAAATAAATCTGTTTTATCATGGAAAGATGAGGCTTGTTCCACTGTTGTAATTACATCTAAAGGCTATCCTGATGAATATAAGAAAGGTCATAAGATCACAGGAATAGATGAATTAGATGAAGATATTATAGTATTTCATAATGGCACAAAGTATTCTGATGGTAATTTAGTTACAAATGGAGGAAGAGTCTTATCTATTACTAGCTTAGGAAAAACTATTGATGAAGCTAGAGAAAGGATTTATGACAATATAAATAAAGTAAAATTTGAAGGTATGTATTATAGAAGAGATATTGGAGATAATAAAATAATTAGTAGTTTCTAA